From Lolium perenne isolate Kyuss_39 chromosome 5, Kyuss_2.0, whole genome shotgun sequence, a single genomic window includes:
- the LOC127302930 gene encoding hydrophobic protein OSR8-like, producing the protein MASGCTFLEILIAILLPPLGVFLHYGLCSKEFLISVLLTILGYIPGIIYAVYVLVSRSDEQPQGDYYAVA; encoded by the exons ATGGCGTCCGGCTGCACCTTCCTCGAGATCCTCATCGCCATCCTGCTCCCGCCGCTCGGCGTCTTCCTCCACTACGGCCTGTGCAGC AAGGAGTTCCTCATCAGCGTGCTGCTCACCATCCTCGGCTACATCCCCGGCATCATCTACGCCGTCTACGTGCTCGTCTCACGCAGCGACGAGCAGCCCCAGGGCGACTACTATGCGGTTGCTTGA
- the LOC127302927 gene encoding probable protein phosphatase 2C 70 isoform X1, whose protein sequence is MGVHLSTPKTEKHSQDGEGRQVRYGLACMQGWRTTMEDAHAALPQLDECTSFFGVFDGHGAHSKSDITGKSVAKFCAKYLHVQILKLEGKFGLATAAKKAYFRMDEMMQGHRGWRELHELGEKGQKLAGMLEGMVRSPKGGNSGRPWDGWSEEGNHSDFEGPTCGSTACVAIIRNDQLVVANAGDSRCVISRKGQAQDLSRDHKPDLPAERERIQHAGGFVVAGRVNGSLNLSRAIGDMEMKNNLRFPADRQIVSAEPEVNTVQLSDDDEFIVLACDGIWDCMSSQEVVDFVHEKLRTEDSLSAICEKMLDRCLAPEAGGEGCDNMTVIVVQFKNLTKSAATTSSSEQSAATTEELRPNEPDDPKSPSTPAETIPVWSK, encoded by the exons ATGGGGGTGCACCTCAGCACGCCCAAGACGGAGAAGCACTCGCAGGACGGCGAGGGCCGCCAGGTCCGCTACGGCCTCGCCTGCATGCAGGGGTGGCGCACCACCATGGAGGACGCC CACGCTGCTTTACCGCAGCTCGATGAATGCACATCCTTTTTTGGCGTTTTTGATGGGCATGGAG CCCATTCAAAATCTGATATTACAGGAAAATCGGTCGCTAAGTTCTGCGCCAAATATCTGCATGTTCAAATCCTAAAATTAGAAGGAAAATTTGGATTAGCTACTGCTGCTAAAAAAGCATACTTCAG AATGGACGAGATGATGCAAGGGCACAGAGGGTGGAGAGAGCTGCATGAGTTGGGCGAGAAGGGGCAAAAGTTAGCTGGCATGTTAGAGGGCATGGTTAGATCTCCCAAAGGTGGAAATTCAGGTAGACCTTGGGACGGCTGGTCTGAGGAG GGTAATCATTCTGATTTTGAAGGCCCAACATGTGGAAGCACAGCCTGTGTTGCGATCATAAGAAATGATCAACTAGTTGTTGCAAATGCCGGGGATTCCCGGTGCGTCATCTCACGAAAGGGTCAG GCTCAAGATTTGTCAAGAGATCACAAGCCAGACCTTCCGGCAGAAAGAGAGAGGATACAGCATGCCGGTGGTTTTGTTGTTGCTGGGCGGGTCAATGGAAGTTTGAACTTGTCAAGGGCAATTG GGGATATGGAGATGAAGAATAATCTGCGTTTTCCAGCAGACAGACAGATCGTCTCAGCTGAACCTGAAGTGAACACA gttcaactttctgacgatgaTGAATTTATCGTTTTGGCATGTGATGGTATTTG GGACTGCATGTCAAGTCAAGAAGTAGTAGATTTTGTTCACGAGAAACTGAGAACT GAGGATAGTCTATCTGCTATTTGTGAGAAGATGCTCGACCGGTGCTTGGCGCCTGAAGCCGGCGGGGAAGGATGTGACAACATGACAGTGATCGTGGTCCAGTTCAAAAACCTTACCAAGTCAGCTGCTACTACTTCTAGCAGCGAGCAATCTGCAGCCACTACCGAAGAGTTGCGGCCCAA TGAGCCTGATGACCCGAAGAGCCCGTCGACTCCAGCAGAAACCATCCCGGTCTGGTCGAAGTAG
- the LOC127302928 gene encoding mavicyanin-like, which produces MALRLLLAVAVVAGCAVALSGATDHIVGDRTFCNPNINHTLWSGNHTFFVGDLISLRHQKGTHNVFEVNETGYNSCTMDGVAGNWTSGKDLIPLKEPRRYFFICGGNGLCQAGMKVVITVYPTPGNATRSRNVTEFHHGPEFLPDCSPDCGTAASSITTRLMVAALAVAIAAVA; this is translated from the exons ATGGCGCTCAGGCTGCTGCTGGCCGTCGCCGTGGTGGCCGGCTGCGCGGTGGCGCTCTCCGGCGCGACGGACCACATCGTCGGTGACCGCACCTTCTGCAACCCCAATATCAACCACACCCTCTGGTCCGGCAACCACACCTTCTTCGTCGGCGACCTCATCT CGCTCCGGCACCAGAAGGGGACGCACAACGTGTTCGAGGTGAACGAGACAGGGTACAACAGCTGCACCATGGATGGGGTCGCCGGCAACTGGACCTCCGGCAAGGACTTGATCCCGCTCAAGGAGCCCCGCCGCTACTTCTTCATATGCGGCGGCAACGGCCTCTGCCAGGCCGGCATGAAGGTCGTCATCACCGTCTACCCGACCCCCGGCAACGCCACCAGGTCCAGAAACGTCACCGAGTTCCACCACGGCCCAGAGTTTCTTCCAGACTGCTCTCCTGACTGCGGCACCGCTGCATCCTCAATCACCACTAGGCTGATGGTCGCAGCGCTTGCAGTTGCCATTGCTGCTGTCGCCTAG
- the LOC127302927 gene encoding probable protein phosphatase 2C 70 isoform X2 has product MGVHLSTPKTEKHSQDGEGRQVRYGLACMQGWRTTMEDAHAALPQLDECTSFFGVFDGHGGKSVAKFCAKYLHVQILKLEGKFGLATAAKKAYFRMDEMMQGHRGWRELHELGEKGQKLAGMLEGMVRSPKGGNSGRPWDGWSEEGNHSDFEGPTCGSTACVAIIRNDQLVVANAGDSRCVISRKGQAQDLSRDHKPDLPAERERIQHAGGFVVAGRVNGSLNLSRAIGDMEMKNNLRFPADRQIVSAEPEVNTVQLSDDDEFIVLACDGIWDCMSSQEVVDFVHEKLRTEDSLSAICEKMLDRCLAPEAGGEGCDNMTVIVVQFKNLTKSAATTSSSEQSAATTEELRPNEPDDPKSPSTPAETIPVWSK; this is encoded by the exons ATGGGGGTGCACCTCAGCACGCCCAAGACGGAGAAGCACTCGCAGGACGGCGAGGGCCGCCAGGTCCGCTACGGCCTCGCCTGCATGCAGGGGTGGCGCACCACCATGGAGGACGCC CACGCTGCTTTACCGCAGCTCGATGAATGCACATCCTTTTTTGGCGTTTTTGATGGGCATGGAG GAAAATCGGTCGCTAAGTTCTGCGCCAAATATCTGCATGTTCAAATCCTAAAATTAGAAGGAAAATTTGGATTAGCTACTGCTGCTAAAAAAGCATACTTCAG AATGGACGAGATGATGCAAGGGCACAGAGGGTGGAGAGAGCTGCATGAGTTGGGCGAGAAGGGGCAAAAGTTAGCTGGCATGTTAGAGGGCATGGTTAGATCTCCCAAAGGTGGAAATTCAGGTAGACCTTGGGACGGCTGGTCTGAGGAG GGTAATCATTCTGATTTTGAAGGCCCAACATGTGGAAGCACAGCCTGTGTTGCGATCATAAGAAATGATCAACTAGTTGTTGCAAATGCCGGGGATTCCCGGTGCGTCATCTCACGAAAGGGTCAG GCTCAAGATTTGTCAAGAGATCACAAGCCAGACCTTCCGGCAGAAAGAGAGAGGATACAGCATGCCGGTGGTTTTGTTGTTGCTGGGCGGGTCAATGGAAGTTTGAACTTGTCAAGGGCAATTG GGGATATGGAGATGAAGAATAATCTGCGTTTTCCAGCAGACAGACAGATCGTCTCAGCTGAACCTGAAGTGAACACA gttcaactttctgacgatgaTGAATTTATCGTTTTGGCATGTGATGGTATTTG GGACTGCATGTCAAGTCAAGAAGTAGTAGATTTTGTTCACGAGAAACTGAGAACT GAGGATAGTCTATCTGCTATTTGTGAGAAGATGCTCGACCGGTGCTTGGCGCCTGAAGCCGGCGGGGAAGGATGTGACAACATGACAGTGATCGTGGTCCAGTTCAAAAACCTTACCAAGTCAGCTGCTACTACTTCTAGCAGCGAGCAATCTGCAGCCACTACCGAAGAGTTGCGGCCCAA TGAGCCTGATGACCCGAAGAGCCCGTCGACTCCAGCAGAAACCATCCCGGTCTGGTCGAAGTAG
- the LOC127302927 gene encoding probable protein phosphatase 2C 70 isoform X3, with protein MGVHLSTPKTEKHSQDGEGRQVRYGLACMQGWRTTMEDAHAALPQLDECTSFFGVFDGHGAHSKSDITGKSVAKFCAKYLHVQILKLEGKFGLATAAKKAYFRMDEMMQGHRGWRELHELGEKGQKLAGMLEGMVRSPKGGNSGRPWDGWSEEGNHSDFEGPTCGSTACVAIIRNDQLVVANAGDSRCVISRKGQAQDLSRDHKPDLPAERERIQHAGGFVVAGRVNGSLNLSRAIGDMEMKNNLRFPADRQIVSAEPEVNTVQLSDDDEFIVLACDGIWDCMSSQEVVDFVHEKLRTEDSLSAICEKMLDRCLAPEAGGEGCDNMTVIVVQFKNLTKSAATTSSSEQSAATTEELRPKI; from the exons ATGGGGGTGCACCTCAGCACGCCCAAGACGGAGAAGCACTCGCAGGACGGCGAGGGCCGCCAGGTCCGCTACGGCCTCGCCTGCATGCAGGGGTGGCGCACCACCATGGAGGACGCC CACGCTGCTTTACCGCAGCTCGATGAATGCACATCCTTTTTTGGCGTTTTTGATGGGCATGGAG CCCATTCAAAATCTGATATTACAGGAAAATCGGTCGCTAAGTTCTGCGCCAAATATCTGCATGTTCAAATCCTAAAATTAGAAGGAAAATTTGGATTAGCTACTGCTGCTAAAAAAGCATACTTCAG AATGGACGAGATGATGCAAGGGCACAGAGGGTGGAGAGAGCTGCATGAGTTGGGCGAGAAGGGGCAAAAGTTAGCTGGCATGTTAGAGGGCATGGTTAGATCTCCCAAAGGTGGAAATTCAGGTAGACCTTGGGACGGCTGGTCTGAGGAG GGTAATCATTCTGATTTTGAAGGCCCAACATGTGGAAGCACAGCCTGTGTTGCGATCATAAGAAATGATCAACTAGTTGTTGCAAATGCCGGGGATTCCCGGTGCGTCATCTCACGAAAGGGTCAG GCTCAAGATTTGTCAAGAGATCACAAGCCAGACCTTCCGGCAGAAAGAGAGAGGATACAGCATGCCGGTGGTTTTGTTGTTGCTGGGCGGGTCAATGGAAGTTTGAACTTGTCAAGGGCAATTG GGGATATGGAGATGAAGAATAATCTGCGTTTTCCAGCAGACAGACAGATCGTCTCAGCTGAACCTGAAGTGAACACA gttcaactttctgacgatgaTGAATTTATCGTTTTGGCATGTGATGGTATTTG GGACTGCATGTCAAGTCAAGAAGTAGTAGATTTTGTTCACGAGAAACTGAGAACT GAGGATAGTCTATCTGCTATTTGTGAGAAGATGCTCGACCGGTGCTTGGCGCCTGAAGCCGGCGGGGAAGGATGTGACAACATGACAGTGATCGTGGTCCAGTTCAAAAACCTTACCAAGTCAGCTGCTACTACTTCTAGCAGCGAGCAATCTGCAGCCACTACCGAAGAGTTGCGGCCCAA AATCTGA
- the LOC127302927 gene encoding probable protein phosphatase 2C 70 isoform X4, with the protein MGVHLSTPKTEKHSQDGEGRQVRYGLACMQGWRTTMEDAHAALPQLDECTSFFGVFDGHGAHSKSDITGKSVAKFCAKYLHVQILKLEGKFGLATAAKKAYFRMDEMMQGHRGWRELHELGEKGQKLAGMLEGMVRSPKGGNSGRPWDGWSEEGNHSDFEGPTCGSTACVAIIRNDQLVVANAGDSRCVISRKGQAQDLSRDHKPDLPAERERIQHAGGFVVAGRVNGSLNLSRAIGDMEMKNNLRFPADRQIVSAEPEVNTVQLSDDDEFIVLACDGIWDCMSSQEVVDFVHEKLRTEDSLSAICEKMLDRCLAPEAGGEGCDNMTVIVVQFKNLTKSAATTSSSEQSAATTEELRPK; encoded by the exons ATGGGGGTGCACCTCAGCACGCCCAAGACGGAGAAGCACTCGCAGGACGGCGAGGGCCGCCAGGTCCGCTACGGCCTCGCCTGCATGCAGGGGTGGCGCACCACCATGGAGGACGCC CACGCTGCTTTACCGCAGCTCGATGAATGCACATCCTTTTTTGGCGTTTTTGATGGGCATGGAG CCCATTCAAAATCTGATATTACAGGAAAATCGGTCGCTAAGTTCTGCGCCAAATATCTGCATGTTCAAATCCTAAAATTAGAAGGAAAATTTGGATTAGCTACTGCTGCTAAAAAAGCATACTTCAG AATGGACGAGATGATGCAAGGGCACAGAGGGTGGAGAGAGCTGCATGAGTTGGGCGAGAAGGGGCAAAAGTTAGCTGGCATGTTAGAGGGCATGGTTAGATCTCCCAAAGGTGGAAATTCAGGTAGACCTTGGGACGGCTGGTCTGAGGAG GGTAATCATTCTGATTTTGAAGGCCCAACATGTGGAAGCACAGCCTGTGTTGCGATCATAAGAAATGATCAACTAGTTGTTGCAAATGCCGGGGATTCCCGGTGCGTCATCTCACGAAAGGGTCAG GCTCAAGATTTGTCAAGAGATCACAAGCCAGACCTTCCGGCAGAAAGAGAGAGGATACAGCATGCCGGTGGTTTTGTTGTTGCTGGGCGGGTCAATGGAAGTTTGAACTTGTCAAGGGCAATTG GGGATATGGAGATGAAGAATAATCTGCGTTTTCCAGCAGACAGACAGATCGTCTCAGCTGAACCTGAAGTGAACACA gttcaactttctgacgatgaTGAATTTATCGTTTTGGCATGTGATGGTATTTG GGACTGCATGTCAAGTCAAGAAGTAGTAGATTTTGTTCACGAGAAACTGAGAACT GAGGATAGTCTATCTGCTATTTGTGAGAAGATGCTCGACCGGTGCTTGGCGCCTGAAGCCGGCGGGGAAGGATGTGACAACATGACAGTGATCGTGGTCCAGTTCAAAAACCTTACCAAGTCAGCTGCTACTACTTCTAGCAGCGAGCAATCTGCAGCCACTACCGAAGAGTTGCGGCCCAAGTAA